The nucleotide sequence TTTTTTGCCTTTAAAGTTTTTTTAAGGGTTTTCTTTTTTTTCATAATTGGTTGAATATTTTTAAGAAATTATTAAAGTCATTTTTAAGTTCTTCTATTTTGTCTTCATTTTTATTTTCCTCCTCTTTTTTTATTCTCAAAGTAATGTTTTGAAGCTCTTTTTTATAGAAATCTTTTTTTATTTCTCCAAAGCACTTTTCAATTTCCCGGTCAATGCCTTCATTTATTTCTTCAAATTCTGATTTTATAAGAAGAGCTGTAATATTTTGGTTTTCTAGCATATTTATTTTCTTCGGGTCTTCTTTTAAAATCTTTAAAATATCTGACGTTTTCGGAGTTAAAAAAAGAAAATCCTCATCTTTTACAATACTTAACATTTCCGGCTTTCTTAGAAAAAGACAAATCAAGTATTCTTCTAAAATGTCCTTTTTGGTCTTTTTTTCCTTTTCATTATTATCTTTCTTATCTTCCTCTTTTTCTAAGCTAAAGTCCAGCTCTTCATTTATTTTCAAAAGTTCTTCCATGAGAGATTCAATCCTTACCTCAAGAAGTCCTGATAAGTCCTTAAGCCATAATTCCTGTTCAACTTTATTAGGAATCCTTTTTATCACCGGAAGAATTTCTTTGGATATTGATTTCTTCCCTTCAAGAGTATTTTTATCAAAAGAAGAAAGAGCCGTTTCAAAATAGAAATCTTTTATTGATTTTGCCCCCTTTACCATTTCTTCCCATTCTTTTTTGTCTTTTGCTAAAATATCTGCCGGATCAAATCCTTCTTTCATTAAAATTATCTTGATATTAAAGCCTAAGGATTGAGCTAGCCCTATTCCCCTTTTTGTTGCCGAATTTCCGGCATTATCCATATCAAAAGCAGTATGTAAATTTTCCGTATATCTTTTAATTATTTTAAGCTGAAGAGGAGTAAGGGCCGTCCCTGAAACAGCAACAACATTTTTAAAACCCGACTGGAATGCCATTATTGCATCCATATATCCTTCAACTAAAATGCAGGAATCTTTTTTCCTCATCTCAATCCCGGCATTGTTTATCCCGTATAAAGTTTGGCTTTTATCGTAAATGATAGTTGAAGGAGTATTTATATATTTTGCTCCCAATCCTTCTTTATCTTTAAAAACCCTTCCTCCAAACCCTATAACCCTGGAATTAATATCAAAAACGGGAAACATAATTCTTCCTCTGAATCTATCATAAAACTTGTTTTTTTCAGAAATTAAAGCCAAACCCGACTGCTCAATCTCTTCTCTCTTGTAACCCTTACCGATAAGATAATCAGAAAGAGCCCTCCATGAATCGGGAGAATATCCAAGACGCCATTCTTTTATGGTTTCTTCT is from Candidatus Paceibacterota bacterium and encodes:
- the dnaG gene encoding DNA primase, which codes for MLNSPTEEIKSRLDIVNVIGSYIKLQKTGANYRAICPFHSEKSPSFFVSPSKQIWHCFGSCGIGGDIFGFVMKIEGVEFKDALKILADKAGVELKKEDPKISTKRQKTYDICEFACSFFEKQMESNAGIEVKKYLNQRGVKEETIKEWRLGYSPDSWRALSDYLIGKGYKREEIEQSGLALISEKNKFYDRFRGRIMFPVFDINSRVIGFGGRVFKDKEGLGAKYINTPSTIIYDKSQTLYGINNAGIEMRKKDSCILVEGYMDAIMAFQSGFKNVVAVSGTALTPLQLKIIKRYTENLHTAFDMDNAGNSATKRGIGLAQSLGFNIKIILMKEGFDPADILAKDKKEWEEMVKGAKSIKDFYFETALSSFDKNTLEGKKSISKEILPVIKRIPNKVEQELWLKDLSGLLEVRIESLMEELLKINEELDFSLEKEEDKKDNNEKEKKTKKDILEEYLICLFLRKPEMLSIVKDEDFLFLTPKTSDILKILKEDPKKINMLENQNITALLIKSEFEEINEGIDREIEKCFGEIKKDFYKKELQNITLRIKKEEENKNEDKIEELKNDFNNFLKIFNQL